The following are from one region of the Juglans regia cultivar Chandler chromosome 10, Walnut 2.0, whole genome shotgun sequence genome:
- the LOC108994954 gene encoding protein FAR1-RELATED SEQUENCE 5-like → MNAFFDGYDHAKTNLKEFFNQFDNALKNKIENETVADFHSFRVSIPCISRSPIKKRFQELYMNAKFREVQQQTTGIIDMDPKLFRHNGTIKTYHVEDEIHVEEFTKLVTHYVDFSEEDTAAKCSGGLWILCRHILAVFKCNGIKSVPNTYILDRWRKDMKRRYTLIHSNYETRDHRAYSNRYSSLLNTCYQMITNVACSSHHTEDATTKLYAMIDLYRANQEPPSITLTGVNVGCTTACPTTIGSSKHVLNPNAMRGKDRPSSMRRALRMEKDTQKVKTKMKRAPVKGKCKHRDGGDTTVVDTCRWLFGPSEMDTPNVEQV, encoded by the exons atgaatgcattttttgacgGTTATGATCATGCTAagacaaatttgaaagaatttttcAACCAGTTTGACAACgcactaaaaaacaaaattgagaatgaaactgTCGCAGACTTCCACTCATTTAGGGTCTCAATTCCTTGTATATCTAGATCCCCAATTAAAAAGAGATTTCAAGAATTGTACATGAATGCTAAATTCAGGGAAGTTCAACAACAAACTACCGGCATTATTGATATGGATCCAAAGTTATTTAGGCATAATGGTACAATAAAGACCTATCATGTAGAGGATGAAATTCATGTGGAAGAGTTCACTAAGCTGGTTACACACTATGTGGACTTTAGTGAGGAGGATACAGCTGCAAAGTGTTCAGGTGGGTTGTGGATATTGTGTAGGCACATTTTGGCAGTATTCAAATGTAACGGGATTAAGTCTGTGCCAAATACAtacattttagatcgatggaggaaggacatgAAAAGGAGGTACACGTTAATCCATTCCAACTATGAAACTAGGGATCATCGGGCATATtctaatagatattcaagtctgTTGAATACCTGTTATCAGATGATTACTAATGTTGCGTGTTCGAGTCACCATACTGAGGATGCAACTACAAAATTGTATGCAATGATTGACTTATATCGTGCCAACCAAGAACCCCCATCGATAACCCTAACGGGTGTGAATGTTGGTTGTACAACTGCTTGTCCAACTACAATTGGTAGTTCAAAGCATGTACTCAATCCGAACGCTATGAGAGGGAAAGACAGACCCTCATCTATGAGGAGAGCACTGAGGATGGAGAAAGACAcgcaaaaagttaaaacaaagaTGAAGAGAGCACCAGTGAAGGGGAAATGCAAACAT cgagatggaggagatacaaCAGTCGTGGACACTTGTAGGTGGTTATTTGGCCCTTCAGAGATGGATACTCCCAATGTTGAACAAGTCTAG